A window of Cryptomeria japonica chromosome 3, Sugi_1.0, whole genome shotgun sequence contains these coding sequences:
- the LOC131033762 gene encoding serine/arginine-rich splicing factor SR45: MARSGRPRPATPSGSISRSSSYTSSSSASGSRSRSRSRSASFSSSSVSRSDSSRSRSPPPPEKRSTSSARRDRTPPVPPKKASPVRKSPPPPESVVLHVANLTRNVNEGHLKEIFCNFGDVVNVELSMDRSVQLPKGYGYVEFKARADAEKALLYMDGGQIDGNVVSARFTLPQRTKASTPPKAVATAPPKREHGTREPVGPGVEKDDLVHQREASPLRRKASPPHRRSPIVRRVESPPRRRAESPPRRRVESPPRRRGESPLRRRVDSPLRRRRDSPPRRRDSPPRRRDSPPRRRPSSPPRRRSRSPIRISPRRVRGSPVSRKRSPISRRRSPPPRRGRTPPRRSPPHRRSRSPVRRPIRSQSRSLSPPHRVRGPTRRRGRSDSSSSESPSPRKRSPRGSRKASRSRSPKRLARGRSVSNTSSSSSPSPSKN; the protein is encoded by the exons ATGGCGAGATCAGGGCGGCCTAGACCTGCAACTCCTTCGGGCTCAATATCACGGTCTTCTtcgtatacttcttcttcttcagccTCGGGCTCACGCTCACGCTCTCGGTCCCGTTCGGCATCGTTTTCTTCGTCGTCTGTGTCTCGCAGTGATAGTTCCCGGAGCCGCAGCCCACCCCCACCCGAGAAAAG GTCAACATCATCAGCAAGGAGAGACCGGACACCACCAGTGCCACCTAAAAAGGCATCGCCAGTCAG GAAATCTCCACCACCCCCTGAGTCAGTAGTTCTTCATGTTGCAAATTTGACCCGAAATGTGAATGAAGGTCATCTGAAGGAAATTTTCT GTAACTTTGGCGATGTAGTAAATGTGGAACTGTCAATGGATCGAAGT GTTCAGCTGCCCAAGGGATATGGATATGTTGAGTTTAAAGCAAGAGCTGATGCAGAAAAGGCTTTGTTGTACATGGACGGA GGACAGATTGATGGTAATGTTGTTAGTGCACGTTTTACACTTCCTCAACGTACAAAAGCATCCACACCCCCAAAGGCTGTTGCAACAGCCCCTCCTAAAAGAGAACATGGAACAAGGGAGCCTGTTGGTCCTGGTGTAGAAAAGGATGATTTAGTGCATCAGAGAGAAG CTTCTCCACTACGAAGAAAAGCATCCCCACCACACAGACGATCTCCAATAGTGCGCCGTGTTGAATCTCCCCCTCGTCGTCGTGCTGAATCTCCTCCTCGCCGTCGTGTTGAGTCACCACCTCGTCGTCGAGGAGAGTCGCCTTTGCGGCGTCGGGTTGATTCACCACTTCGAAGACGGAGGGATTCTCCTCCTCGGCGAAGGGATTCTCCACCTCGGCGAAGAGATTCTCCTCCTCGGCGTCGTCCGTCCTCTCCACCTCGCAGGCGTTCTCGATCACCAATTAG AATATCTCCTAGGAGGGTTAGAGGAAGCCCAGTTAGCCGCAAGCGTTCACCAATTTCTCGACGACG CTCACCTCCACCCAGACGTGGTCGTACTCCTCCACGTAGGTCTCCTCCTCATCGTCGCAGTCGGTCTCCTGTTCGTAGGCCTATACGATCTCAATCAAGATCATTGTCTCCACCTCACAG GGTGCGAGGGCCCACTCGAAGACGAGGAAGGTCTGATTCTTCATCATCGGAGTCCCCGAGCCCAAGAAAG CGTTCACCTCGTGGAAGCAGGAAAGCTTCAAGAAGTCGAAGTCCTAAAAG GCTTGCAAGAGGAAGAAGTGTTAGTAATACTAGTAGCAGTAGCTCCCCCTCTCCATCTAAAAATTAG